From a single Vespula pensylvanica isolate Volc-1 chromosome 24, ASM1446617v1, whole genome shotgun sequence genomic region:
- the LOC122636906 gene encoding protein phtf isoform X2 yields the protein MSFNDLVHWYQKKIGTYDKQQWEKTVEQRILGGFTNVPMKTAKLKTEFIDVDLVRGSSFPKAKPKHGLSTVACLALQRLLFLPLYKTWWSQQTSIRVFVLFLLLYSLQLINVLLYFAYGDRENEADIVSTSEVFIPSVMMLILCLVHSHIVSTNSGPMEINGYSRQKVIRRSRHGRCRISKSRSRSNLKVHDDSKSSQDTASEKASTISREALTSVRFAKKVMIENSLTLSQSQEFLPHSTCNKEKLNISMNIPSINEDSINCNQPDIPPAENVENPDIVHQDDDGFESLNGNVSSDNDRTVNKFLQQTNRDQIKLCDKEGNMFQLEASSSQQILLQPKYSAPDPLKKGGNFSDSEGDGCIEMVNQTLIERDESPTISEIREGRRQCESEEEGECEDAATNHLTEATTSATEWMGVTTNSDECSYSSELEESDLHSEANLNYSEFIEHPFSWEFGLPPSILLSSSCASSDRISCTIWTRRDVKKAELSVLDISSAIIARVESMPESMNYFYGGLILSIVLSLVPSIRRVTDTLGIDNSGNTTVSIIPDDLKQVNLETYTDILCRLIDIAFGDTILKRIIVLISAFERLALSCLLFFLLAVAERTYKQRLLYAKLFSHLTSSRRARKSDLPHFRLNKVRNIKTWLSVRSYLKVSQRYYTVSLINVLCTFWIEGMYIYYHETLQRRGPQRSVDVIVSSVFIVTLLLLSFISLELIKDLESLHSQYNVEALFWSFSLGIFILRFMTLGTKVNKKYRNLSVLITEQINLYLQIEQKPHKKEELMVANSVLKLAADLIKELESPFKISGLSANPYLYTITKVVLLSALSGVLSELLGFKLKLHKIKIK from the exons ATGAGTTTTAACGATCTCGTGCACTG gtatcaaaaaaaaattggtacATATGATAAGCAACAGTGGGAGAAAACAGTGGAACAAAGAATTCTTGGTGGATTTACTAATGTTCCAATGAAAACAGCAAAATTGAAAACAGAATTTATAGATGTTGACTTAGTACGAG gTTCATCATTTCCAAAAGCAAAACCAAAACATGGTTTATCTACTGTGGCATGTTTAGCGTTGCAACGTCTTTTATTTCTACCTCTATATAAGACATGGTGGAGCCAACAAACAAGTATTCGAGTGTTTGTCTTATTTCTGTTATTGTATAGCTTGCAATTGATCAATGTCTTACTATATTTTGCTTATggagacagagaaaatgaGGCTGAT ATAGTTTCAACATCAGAGGTCTTTATACCAAGTGTTATGATGTTAATATTATGCTTAGTTCATTCTCACATTGTATCAACGAATTCTGGGCCTATGGAGATTAATGGTTATAGTAGGCAAAAAGTTATTAGACGATCAAGACATGGTAGATGCAGAATTAGTAAGTCAAGAAGTAGATCAAATTTAA AAGTTCACGATGACTCTAAATCTTCGCAAGATACTGCATCAGAAAAGGCAAGTACCATAAGTAGAGAGGCACTTACTTCTGTACGGTTTGCAAAAAAAGTCATGATTGAAAATTCCTTGACTCTTAGTCAATCGCag GAATTCCTTCCTCATTCAActtgtaataaagaaaagttgaATATATCAATGAATATACCTTCTATAAATGAAGATTCTATCAATTGTAATCAACCAG aCATTCCTCCAGcagaaaatgtagaaaatccAGATATTGTACATCAAGATGACGATGGATTTGAAAGTTTAAATGGGAATGTATCTAGCGATAATGATAGGACAGTTAATAAATTCTtacaacaaacaaacagagatcaaatcaaattatgtgataaagaaggaaatatgTTTCAATTGGAAGCATCTAGTAGCCAACAAATTTTACTTCAACCCAAATATTCAG CACCTGACCCAttgaagaaaggaggaaactTTTCCGACAGTGAAGGAGATGGATGCATTGAGATGGTAAACCAAACTCTGATT gaAAGAGATGAATCGCCGACTATATCagaaataagagaaggaagacGACAGTGTGAAAGTGAGGAAGAAGGTGAGTGCGAGGATGCCGCAACGAATCATTTAACCGAAGCGACAACATCTGCGACAGAGTGGATGGGTGTGACAACGAATAGCGATGAATGCAGTTATAG ttcAGAACTGGAAGAATCAGATTTGCATAGCGAGGCCAATTTAAATTATAGCGAATTTATAGAACATCCTTTCTCTTGGGAATTTGGATTACctccttctattttattaagttCCAGTTGTGCTTCATCCGATCGCA ttTCGTGTACTATTTGGACAAGACGCGATGTCAAGAAAGCAGAATTGTCAGTACTTGATATTAGTTCTGCTATTATAGCAAGAGTAGAGTCAATGCCTGAaagtatgaattatttttatggtgGATTGATATTAAGTATTGTATTGTCTTTAGTACCGTCAATTAGACGAGTAACTGACACTCTTGGAATAGATAACAGTGGCAATACAACTGTTTCCATAATACCAGATGATCTCAAACAAGTTAATTTAGAAACATATACTGATATTTTATGTAGATTAATTGATATTGCTTTTGGAGATACAATACT GAAAcgtattattgttttaatctCTGCCTTTGAAAGACTAGCATTATCTtgtctcttattctttttattggcAGTGGCTGAACGGACCTATAAACAAAGACTCTTGTAtgctaaattattttctcatttgaCTTCATCGAGACGTGCTAGAAAGTCTGATTTACCCCATTTTCGGCTAAACAAAGTgcgaaatataaaaacgtgGCTAAGTGTTAGATCATACTTGAAGGTATCACAAAGATATTATActgtttctttaataaatgttCTTTGCACTTTTTGGATTGaaggtatgtatatttattatcatgaaACTTTACAGAGAAGAGGGCCGCAACGTTCTGTTGATGTTATAGTATCTTCAGTTTTTAttgttacattattattactatctttCATTAGTTTGGAACTAATTAAG GATCTGGAAAGTTTACATTCGCAGTATAATGTCGAAGCATTATTTTGGAGTTTTTCATTAGGGATATTTATCTTGCGTTTTATGACGTTAGGAAccaaagttaataaaaaatatagaaatcttTCCGTTTTAATAACTGAACAG atAAATCTGTATCTCCAAATTGAACAAAAACCCCATAAAAAGGAGGAGCTAATGGTAGCAAATAGTGTATTAAAATTAGCAGCCGATTTGATAAAG GAACTCGAAAGTCCCTTTAAAATATCTGGCCTATCTGCTAATCCATATCTTTATACGATTACAAAGGTGGTGCTATTATCAGCCCTTTCTGGAGTCCTATCAGAATTACTTGGTTTCAAACTTAAATtacataagataaaaataaagtga
- the LOC122636906 gene encoding protein phtf isoform X6, protein MSFNDLVHWYQKKIGTYDKQQWEKTVEQRILGGFTNVPMKTAKLKTEFIDVDLVRGSSFPKAKPKHGLSTVACLALQRLLFLPLYKTWWSQQTSIRVFVLFLLLYSLQLINVLLYFAYGDRENEADIVSTSEVFIPSVMMLILCLVHSHIVSTNSGPMEINGYSRQKVIRRSRHGRCRISKSRSRSNLKVHDDSKSSQDTASEKASTISREALTSVRFAKKVMIENSLTLSQSQEFLPHSTCNKEKLNISMNIPSINEDSINCNQPDIPPAENVENPDIVHQDDDGFESLNGNVSSDNDRTVNKFLQQTNRDQIKLCDKEGNMFQLEASSSQQILLQPKYSAPDPLKKGGNFSDSEGDGCIEMERDESPTISEIREGRRQCESEEEGECEDAATNHLTEATTSATEWMGVTTNSDECSYSSELEESDLHSEANLNYSEFIEHPFSWEFGLPPSILLSSSCASSDRISCTIWTRRDVKKAELSVLDISSAIIARVESMPESMNYFYGGLILSIVLSLVPSIRRVTDTLGIDNSGNTTVSIIPDDLKQVNLETYTDILCRLIDIAFGDTILKRIIVLISAFERLALSCLLFFLLAVAERTYKQRLLYAKLFSHLTSSRRARKSDLPHFRLNKVRNIKTWLSVRSYLKRRGPQRSVDVIVSSVFIVTLLLLSFISLELIKDLESLHSQYNVEALFWSFSLGIFILRFMTLGTKVNKKYRNLSVLITEQINLYLQIEQKPHKKEELMVANSVLKLAADLIKELESPFKISGLSANPYLYTITKVVLLSALSGVLSELLGFKLKLHKIKIK, encoded by the exons ATGAGTTTTAACGATCTCGTGCACTG gtatcaaaaaaaaattggtacATATGATAAGCAACAGTGGGAGAAAACAGTGGAACAAAGAATTCTTGGTGGATTTACTAATGTTCCAATGAAAACAGCAAAATTGAAAACAGAATTTATAGATGTTGACTTAGTACGAG gTTCATCATTTCCAAAAGCAAAACCAAAACATGGTTTATCTACTGTGGCATGTTTAGCGTTGCAACGTCTTTTATTTCTACCTCTATATAAGACATGGTGGAGCCAACAAACAAGTATTCGAGTGTTTGTCTTATTTCTGTTATTGTATAGCTTGCAATTGATCAATGTCTTACTATATTTTGCTTATggagacagagaaaatgaGGCTGAT ATAGTTTCAACATCAGAGGTCTTTATACCAAGTGTTATGATGTTAATATTATGCTTAGTTCATTCTCACATTGTATCAACGAATTCTGGGCCTATGGAGATTAATGGTTATAGTAGGCAAAAAGTTATTAGACGATCAAGACATGGTAGATGCAGAATTAGTAAGTCAAGAAGTAGATCAAATTTAA AAGTTCACGATGACTCTAAATCTTCGCAAGATACTGCATCAGAAAAGGCAAGTACCATAAGTAGAGAGGCACTTACTTCTGTACGGTTTGCAAAAAAAGTCATGATTGAAAATTCCTTGACTCTTAGTCAATCGCag GAATTCCTTCCTCATTCAActtgtaataaagaaaagttgaATATATCAATGAATATACCTTCTATAAATGAAGATTCTATCAATTGTAATCAACCAG aCATTCCTCCAGcagaaaatgtagaaaatccAGATATTGTACATCAAGATGACGATGGATTTGAAAGTTTAAATGGGAATGTATCTAGCGATAATGATAGGACAGTTAATAAATTCTtacaacaaacaaacagagatcaaatcaaattatgtgataaagaaggaaatatgTTTCAATTGGAAGCATCTAGTAGCCAACAAATTTTACTTCAACCCAAATATTCAG CACCTGACCCAttgaagaaaggaggaaactTTTCCGACAGTGAAGGAGATGGATGCATTGAGATG gaAAGAGATGAATCGCCGACTATATCagaaataagagaaggaagacGACAGTGTGAAAGTGAGGAAGAAGGTGAGTGCGAGGATGCCGCAACGAATCATTTAACCGAAGCGACAACATCTGCGACAGAGTGGATGGGTGTGACAACGAATAGCGATGAATGCAGTTATAG ttcAGAACTGGAAGAATCAGATTTGCATAGCGAGGCCAATTTAAATTATAGCGAATTTATAGAACATCCTTTCTCTTGGGAATTTGGATTACctccttctattttattaagttCCAGTTGTGCTTCATCCGATCGCA ttTCGTGTACTATTTGGACAAGACGCGATGTCAAGAAAGCAGAATTGTCAGTACTTGATATTAGTTCTGCTATTATAGCAAGAGTAGAGTCAATGCCTGAaagtatgaattatttttatggtgGATTGATATTAAGTATTGTATTGTCTTTAGTACCGTCAATTAGACGAGTAACTGACACTCTTGGAATAGATAACAGTGGCAATACAACTGTTTCCATAATACCAGATGATCTCAAACAAGTTAATTTAGAAACATATACTGATATTTTATGTAGATTAATTGATATTGCTTTTGGAGATACAATACT GAAAcgtattattgttttaatctCTGCCTTTGAAAGACTAGCATTATCTtgtctcttattctttttattggcAGTGGCTGAACGGACCTATAAACAAAGACTCTTGTAtgctaaattattttctcatttgaCTTCATCGAGACGTGCTAGAAAGTCTGATTTACCCCATTTTCGGCTAAACAAAGTgcgaaatataaaaacgtgGCTAAGTGTTAGATCATACTTGAAG AGAAGAGGGCCGCAACGTTCTGTTGATGTTATAGTATCTTCAGTTTTTAttgttacattattattactatctttCATTAGTTTGGAACTAATTAAG GATCTGGAAAGTTTACATTCGCAGTATAATGTCGAAGCATTATTTTGGAGTTTTTCATTAGGGATATTTATCTTGCGTTTTATGACGTTAGGAAccaaagttaataaaaaatatagaaatcttTCCGTTTTAATAACTGAACAG atAAATCTGTATCTCCAAATTGAACAAAAACCCCATAAAAAGGAGGAGCTAATGGTAGCAAATAGTGTATTAAAATTAGCAGCCGATTTGATAAAG GAACTCGAAAGTCCCTTTAAAATATCTGGCCTATCTGCTAATCCATATCTTTATACGATTACAAAGGTGGTGCTATTATCAGCCCTTTCTGGAGTCCTATCAGAATTACTTGGTTTCAAACTTAAATtacataagataaaaataaagtga
- the LOC122636906 gene encoding protein phtf isoform X5, translating into MSFNDLVHWYQKKIGTYDKQQWEKTVEQRILGGFTNVPMKTAKLKTEFIDVDLVRGSSFPKAKPKHGLSTVACLALQRLLFLPLYKTWWSQQTSIRVFVLFLLLYSLQLINVLLYFAYGDRENEADIVSTSEVFIPSVMMLILCLVHSHIVSTNSGPMEINGYSRQKVIRRSRHGRCRISKSRSRSNLKVHDDSKSSQDTASEKASTISREALTSVRFAKKVMIENSLTLSQSQEFLPHSTCNKEKLNISMNIPSINEDSINCNQPDIPPAENVENPDIVHQDDDGFESLNGNVSSDNDRTVNKFLQQTNRDQIKLCDKEGNMFQLEASSSQQILLQPKYSAPDPLKKGGNFSDSEGDGCIEMVNQTLIERDESPTISEIREGRRQCESEEEGECEDAATNHLTEATTSATEWMGVTTNSDECSYSSELEESDLHSEANLNYSEFIEHPFSWEFGLPPSILLSSSCASSDRISCTIWTRRDVKKAELSVLDISSAIIARVESMPESMNYFYGGLILSIVLSLVPSIRRVTDTLGIDNSGNTTVSIIPDDLKQVNLETYTDILCRLIDIAFGDTILKRIIVLISAFERLALSCLLFFLLAVAERTYKQRLLYAKLFSHLTSSRRARKSDLPHFRLNKVRNIKTWLSVRSYLKRRGPQRSVDVIVSSVFIVTLLLLSFISLELIKDLESLHSQYNVEALFWSFSLGIFILRFMTLGTKVNKKYRNLSVLITEQINLYLQIEQKPHKKEELMVANSVLKLAADLIKELESPFKISGLSANPYLYTITKVVLLSALSGVLSELLGFKLKLHKIKIK; encoded by the exons ATGAGTTTTAACGATCTCGTGCACTG gtatcaaaaaaaaattggtacATATGATAAGCAACAGTGGGAGAAAACAGTGGAACAAAGAATTCTTGGTGGATTTACTAATGTTCCAATGAAAACAGCAAAATTGAAAACAGAATTTATAGATGTTGACTTAGTACGAG gTTCATCATTTCCAAAAGCAAAACCAAAACATGGTTTATCTACTGTGGCATGTTTAGCGTTGCAACGTCTTTTATTTCTACCTCTATATAAGACATGGTGGAGCCAACAAACAAGTATTCGAGTGTTTGTCTTATTTCTGTTATTGTATAGCTTGCAATTGATCAATGTCTTACTATATTTTGCTTATggagacagagaaaatgaGGCTGAT ATAGTTTCAACATCAGAGGTCTTTATACCAAGTGTTATGATGTTAATATTATGCTTAGTTCATTCTCACATTGTATCAACGAATTCTGGGCCTATGGAGATTAATGGTTATAGTAGGCAAAAAGTTATTAGACGATCAAGACATGGTAGATGCAGAATTAGTAAGTCAAGAAGTAGATCAAATTTAA AAGTTCACGATGACTCTAAATCTTCGCAAGATACTGCATCAGAAAAGGCAAGTACCATAAGTAGAGAGGCACTTACTTCTGTACGGTTTGCAAAAAAAGTCATGATTGAAAATTCCTTGACTCTTAGTCAATCGCag GAATTCCTTCCTCATTCAActtgtaataaagaaaagttgaATATATCAATGAATATACCTTCTATAAATGAAGATTCTATCAATTGTAATCAACCAG aCATTCCTCCAGcagaaaatgtagaaaatccAGATATTGTACATCAAGATGACGATGGATTTGAAAGTTTAAATGGGAATGTATCTAGCGATAATGATAGGACAGTTAATAAATTCTtacaacaaacaaacagagatcaaatcaaattatgtgataaagaaggaaatatgTTTCAATTGGAAGCATCTAGTAGCCAACAAATTTTACTTCAACCCAAATATTCAG CACCTGACCCAttgaagaaaggaggaaactTTTCCGACAGTGAAGGAGATGGATGCATTGAGATGGTAAACCAAACTCTGATT gaAAGAGATGAATCGCCGACTATATCagaaataagagaaggaagacGACAGTGTGAAAGTGAGGAAGAAGGTGAGTGCGAGGATGCCGCAACGAATCATTTAACCGAAGCGACAACATCTGCGACAGAGTGGATGGGTGTGACAACGAATAGCGATGAATGCAGTTATAG ttcAGAACTGGAAGAATCAGATTTGCATAGCGAGGCCAATTTAAATTATAGCGAATTTATAGAACATCCTTTCTCTTGGGAATTTGGATTACctccttctattttattaagttCCAGTTGTGCTTCATCCGATCGCA ttTCGTGTACTATTTGGACAAGACGCGATGTCAAGAAAGCAGAATTGTCAGTACTTGATATTAGTTCTGCTATTATAGCAAGAGTAGAGTCAATGCCTGAaagtatgaattatttttatggtgGATTGATATTAAGTATTGTATTGTCTTTAGTACCGTCAATTAGACGAGTAACTGACACTCTTGGAATAGATAACAGTGGCAATACAACTGTTTCCATAATACCAGATGATCTCAAACAAGTTAATTTAGAAACATATACTGATATTTTATGTAGATTAATTGATATTGCTTTTGGAGATACAATACT GAAAcgtattattgttttaatctCTGCCTTTGAAAGACTAGCATTATCTtgtctcttattctttttattggcAGTGGCTGAACGGACCTATAAACAAAGACTCTTGTAtgctaaattattttctcatttgaCTTCATCGAGACGTGCTAGAAAGTCTGATTTACCCCATTTTCGGCTAAACAAAGTgcgaaatataaaaacgtgGCTAAGTGTTAGATCATACTTGAAG AGAAGAGGGCCGCAACGTTCTGTTGATGTTATAGTATCTTCAGTTTTTAttgttacattattattactatctttCATTAGTTTGGAACTAATTAAG GATCTGGAAAGTTTACATTCGCAGTATAATGTCGAAGCATTATTTTGGAGTTTTTCATTAGGGATATTTATCTTGCGTTTTATGACGTTAGGAAccaaagttaataaaaaatatagaaatcttTCCGTTTTAATAACTGAACAG atAAATCTGTATCTCCAAATTGAACAAAAACCCCATAAAAAGGAGGAGCTAATGGTAGCAAATAGTGTATTAAAATTAGCAGCCGATTTGATAAAG GAACTCGAAAGTCCCTTTAAAATATCTGGCCTATCTGCTAATCCATATCTTTATACGATTACAAAGGTGGTGCTATTATCAGCCCTTTCTGGAGTCCTATCAGAATTACTTGGTTTCAAACTTAAATtacataagataaaaataaagtga